CCGGGGACGGCCCCGGGGACGGCGTCCGGGTCCGCGGCGGCGGCGCTGCGCGCGGTGACCTCGCGCAGGCCGCGCACGGCACCGTGCAGGCGTTCCAGCACCTCCGGCGGCAGCGAGTCGGCCAGGTCGACCGCCGCGCCGGCCCGTTCGTCGGTGCCCCTGGCCTCGCGCTTCTCCTGCTCGGTCAGCGTCGAGGTGCGCAGCGCGAGGATCTCGTCGATCTCCGTCCCGTCGTAGAGGGTGCCGGGGCTCTCCGGTGCGATCTGCGGATGGTCCTCCAGGATGATCGGGGAGGCGAGCACCACGTCCGCCCGTCCGTCGGCGCCGGCCAGCACGGGCCAGCTGCGCAGGTTGGTGCAGCGGGCGACCTCTTCGGCGGCCCACTGCGGCGGGTCGGTCATCGAGACGAACGAGCCGGCGTCCAGGCCGAGCAGCAGGTGTGTGGAGACCAGCGAGTGCGCGAGTGCCGCCTCCCGGTCGTCGCCCGGTACGGGCTGCCACGGCGTGGTGTTCTCCACCATCGCCGAGAGCCGGAACGCCCGGTAGGGGACGGGGAGTTCCTGCAGCACAAGGTGGACGGCGCCGTCGACCGGGGCGCACCGCCGCACCGTCCGCCCGAGCGTGCGCCCGGAGTCCCGGACGGCCTCGATCTCGGTGCGACCGGGGCGGTGGAACGGCACCGTCACTGCGGCGGCCACCAACTCGTCCACCGGAACGTCGAGTTCGACGCACTCCTCGACGCCCTCGTCCCAGGCGGTGAGCACCCGGTCGGGGAGGTCCAGCGCCTCGACGTCCTCGTGCCCGCCGTCCTCCCGCAACCGCTGCACCGTCCGGCGCTGGACGCGCAGGAAGCGCAGCTCCACCGCCAGCGTGGCGCCGTGCCGGGGCTCGATCAGGCACTCGGTGCGCTGGTCGGGATGCTCGCCGCTGTCCGTGCCGAACCCGGGGGCACCCGCACGCCGAACTGCCAGCGCAGCCGGTTCTTGGCTGCCGAAGCCCGGTACGGGTACAGCACGTACCCCTCGAAGAGCACCGCGTCGGCGATCTGCCGGGCCGCCGCGAACCGCCCGGCCGCGAGGTCGGTACCGCTCACCGCACACCCCCGTCCGCCGCGACCGGCAGCGCCCGGGCCGCGTCCAGCAGCGCGTGCACGGTCGCCTCCCACGAGGTGAGGCCGCGGTCCGAGCGGTAGCTCAGCAGCTGCGCCATGGTCTCCTGCGGCAGCCGCAGCCATCCGCAGCCGGGGAAGTGCTGCGCCATCATCTCCCGCCACACCCGGACGGGGAGCCCGACGGCAGCCTCCTTGTGCCACGGCACTGGCTCCACCCGGAAGCCGCCGTCGCCGGTGAACACCGTGCCGGAGAACAGCATCCGCAGCGGCACGTCGCCGTCGGCCAGCGCCGCCAGGTAGCGGGTCGCCGCGATGTCCAGGTCGTAGGTGCACGGCACCGGGAGGTCCACCTCGGTGCTGCCGGTGAAGCCCGGGACCATCAGGGCGACCTGGGCGAACTGCACCGGGTTGAGACTGGTGCCCCAGCGGGCCCGGTCACCGAACAGGTCGTTCAGCCCCTCGGCCTCCGCGTCGTCGTACGACCGGCGGGCCGGTTCGATCCGGAGCTGGCAGCGGAGCACCATCGCGTGCACCCGGGCCGCGTCGGCGGCGTCGATCCGCAGCCGGAAGACCAGCGTCGGCCCGGCCGCGTACGGATCGCCGCGCACTCCTGTGCAGCTGAAGGTCAGGTCACAGCTCATCGGAGCCCTCCCGGAGCGGTGTGGCGAGAGCGGCCAACCGCTCGAAGAAGGCGTCGAGTTCGGCACGGGCCTCGGCCCCGC
The Kitasatospora paranensis genome window above contains:
- a CDS encoding DUF6084 family protein, with the translated sequence MSCDLTFSCTGVRGDPYAAGPTLVFRLRIDAADAARVHAMVLRCQLRIEPARRSYDDAEAEGLNDLFGDRARWGTSLNPVQFAQVALMVPGFTGSTEVDLPVPCTYDLDIAATRYLAALADGDVPLRMLFSGTVFTGDGGFRVEPVPWHKEAAVGLPVRVWREMMAQHFPGCGWLRLPQETMAQLLSYRSDRGLTSWEATVHALLDAARALPVAADGGVR